In the genome of bacterium, the window CGCGGGTGATGATGCGGTGGCTCTCGCCACAGGGGCACTGGACCGGCGCGACCTGGCTGATGTGACGCACGAGGGGCTTGGACATGCGGAAGGAGTTCCACTCGCGCCCGGCGCCTCCTTCCAGGCCGGCCGGCTTCGCCGCCCCTTGGGAGGGAACGGCCGGCCAGCCGGGGAACATGACTTCACTACTCTTTGACGAGGCTGAACCATGTCTGCACGACGCACTCGACCCGACGAACAGGAATTCGAACTCGTACCCCATACCCGCACGCGCCAGGCCATCGGCGACCGCACCCGGCAGAGCGCCAACGAGCAGCCGCAGTTCCGCGTGCACAAGCTCGTGGACGCCGCGGCGCTGATGGCAGCCCGCAGCGCCCTGAAGGCCCAGGGGGCCCAGCCGCTGCCCACCTTCAACGACTTCCTGATCAAGCTGGTGGCGGACATTCTGCCGAACCACCGGCGCTTCAACGCCTGGTGGTCGCCCGAGGGCCTCAAGCTGCTCAAGGATGTCAACGTCGCCTTCGCCACGGCGACCGATCAGGGGGTGTTGCTCCCGACGGTGCTGAAGGCCAGCGAGAAGAGCCTGGGAGAGATCGCGGCGGAGACGGCGGAGATGGTGGCGATGGCGCGGGCGGGGAAGCTGCGGGCCAGCTTGCAGATGGGTGCGGGCTTCACCATCTCCAACATCGGCCCGGTCGGCATAGATGCCTTCGACGCGATCATCAGCCCGCCACAGACGGCCATCCTCGCCATCGGCTCGATCATGCCGCGGCCGGTGGTCGAGGGCGACCAGGTGGTCGTACGGCCGACCATGTGGCTGAGTCTGACGATGGACCACCGCTCGCTGGACGGGGCCGACGGCGGCCCGTTCCTCAACGACCTGGCGGCCGCGATCGGCAACTGCAGCGCCTAGACGGGCCGTCGCCTACTGTTGTCGGCTCATGAAGAGCGGCGTGCCGTCCACGACGCCAGTGACCAGCAGTGTCAGCCGCCCGCCCTCCGGCGGGCGGCTCAGCGTTACCGGTAGGCGCACCGCCTCACCGGGGCCCAGGTTCACGGCGAACTTCCCGGGCGCGGCGCTCCAGCCCGGTGGCAGCTTCAGCTTCACGCTGCCCTCCTTCAGAGGCTGCGCCCCACGGTTGGCCACCACCAGTTGCGCCTTCGCCGGGCCGGAGCGGGGCGCCCCCGCAGGCACCTCAACGGCCGCTGCGACTCCGCTGGTGGCGCGGCAGAAGTCGGCGAGCGCCGTCAGCGCGCGTTCCTGCAGCGTGCGATCATGGCCGAGCATGCGGCGCACGCGCAGCACCATGGCGAGCTGACTGATGACCCCGAAGTCCCGACAACCGGACGCCGCGAGACTACGGAAGCGATCGGCCGCTCGCGTCAAGGCCGCATCCTGCCCCGCGACCTCGATCTCCGTCAGCCACAGACGTTGCCTCAGCTCCGGGTAGACAAGACGCAGCCGCTGGTACTCGCCCTCGTCCTTGATGGCAATGGGAGCGGGCAGCTCGCCCGCGCGGCCGACCGCCGGCAGCGTGGCCAGCTTATGCCATGTCCCCTCGCGGTCCACACCCTCCACGACGGCCTCGGGGGCGGCGCAGCCCTCGCCGGCGCCGGTGTGCATCCGCAGCCATTGCAGACGGTGGGGGGCGTTGAGGTCCAGACTGAGCGTGAGCGGTTCGCCGGGAGCGAAGAGCAGCCCCTGGTCGGTCGTCCAGCCGTCGCACAGGATGGTTGCGGCCCGGACGCCCGCCGGGCTGCCGCCAGCCAGCACTTCCCCCGGGCGGCTGGGCTGCACCGACACCTCCTCTGACGTGAGCGGCGTCGCCTGCTGCAGGGCCTCGGCAGCATCGAGCAGGGCCCGCTGGCAATAGCGCTCCGTCGGCAGGACCAGGAGCGCCGTCGCCTCGCCCGGCGCCAGCCGCACCGGGACCGCCAGGCACTTGCCGGAGACGGTCGCCGCCACCGGCGCGTCGGCGACCAGGTCCATGGCCTGGACGAAAGAGGGCGCTGCCGGCAGCCCGAGCGCCGGGTCCAGCGCGACCGTCGTCGCTAGCGGCTCCTGGCCGACATTGCGGACGGCCAGGCAGAGGTTGCTGTCCGCCAGGCGGCCGTAACGCTCCACGAGCAGTTCGGGGGCTGGCGCGCGCGCCAGCGTCAGCGGCTCCCAGCCTGCTGCGGACAGCCGCTCGATCACGGGGACGAACTGCAGGTACAGGTTGCGCTGCTGCGGGGCGTCCGGCTGCAGGTGGGGATAGATGGCGTAGGGGAGGCCGCGATAGAGCATCTCGCGCAGCGGGGCCTCGCCGCGGGTGTCCTGCCCCGGCGCGCTCCAGAAGCGCAGCAGGCGGCGCCCGGCCGCCGCCCGGAACAGGGCCTCGCCACCGGACGGCGTGGCCAGGCTCACCAGCCCGAGGTCAAAGCTCGGCCACTGGGCGCAGAAGCCCGGCCCGTCGGCCGCGAAGCGCCGGGCGACCAGCAAGTGGCGCTGCTCGGCCAGGGGAGCGATCAGCTTCGTCTGTCTCCGCCAGGGGCCGTCCACGCTGCACACCTGTCGCGTGGTGTGCAGGTATGACAACGGCGCCTCGCTGGCCGCGATGGCCTCGGGCGCTGCGGACAGCGCCTCCGAGCCGGGGTCATCGGCTACGGTCAGGCACCAGCGATACGGCTCGCGGCGCGGCTCCCTGGCCTCGAAGTCGTCCAGCGCCTGCGCCAGGCCCTGCGCGTCGGCGTCGCGCGAGACCTCCATGGCATGCCCGAAGGAGCCCCCGAAGTCGCCGAGCGCCGGCACGTCGTACAGAGCCACCGGGGTGCGGCGACCGTCGCAGGCTTCGCCTGGAAGGCAGCCGACGTAGCCCTCATGGGGAGCGCGGCGGGCGAAGTCCTCGGGGAACAGCCGGGCATACCTGTCCGCCGCGCTGCGCATCCCCCACAGCCCATCATGCGCGTAGAGCAGGAACGAGAACCAGGCCTGGCCGGGAAGCTTCTTCACGCGCGGCGACAGGCCCAGGTGGAAGCGGATCGCGAGGCGCCGCCGGGCGTGATCGTACTCGACCGCGAACACGCGCGGGCCCTGCGACAGCGGCACCCCCAGCGAAAGCCCGGCTGCGCCCTTGCTGAGCGCGCAGAAGGGCCAGGGCTGCACATACCCCGGCCCGGCGTCGCACGGGCGGACGCTGCGGTAGCAGATGGCCTCGGTGATGCGGCGGCCGCCCAGGAGATCGTCGCCCCACGTCCAGCCGCCGGCCTCGAGCGGAATCTCGAAGCCAGCCTCGACGGGTCGGTCGCGGCCGGTGTGGTCGGTGAGCTTGGCCGAGAACGAGAGGTACTCGCCGGCCCCGGCGTAGGAGGTCTCGAAGGTCAGCCCGAGGTCGTCGAAGCGCTGCTTCTGGATGAACATGCCGCTGTCGGGGAGTATCGGGCAGCGCAGCGGGTGTCGGCCCTCATCCGGCCCCGCAGCCCCCACCTCCGCCACATAGAAGCCCCCGCCGGAAGTGACCGGCACGGGGCGGCCCAGCAGGCTTAGCCCCGCGACCTGCCCGTCATCGGCCAGTTCGAGGGCGAGACCGTCCGAGGTGCGCAGCGTGGCGGCACACAGGGCGCCGGGCAGGCACAGAATGAGGGGGAGGACGATGAGATGGCGCATCAGGCAGGACCACACCACTTAGACAACCCGGCGGCGTGAACGGCTCCCCCGGACTGACCGGCCGGGCCGCGTGTCCGTCCGTCGGCGCAGCGCATGAACCCGGGAAAAGGAAAGGCCCGCCACCGATGGTGGCGGGCCTGGATGCTGCTCAGGGAGCTGGCGGAGCCCCTGCCGGACCGCCAGGAGGTCCGCCGGGGGGTGCGCCGCCGGGCGGCCCACCTTCGGGTCCGCCGGGCATCGGGCCCGGCCCGCCGGGTGCGCCACCAGGAGCGCCGCCGGCCGGCGCCGCCCCACCGCCACCACCGCGCTCCCGCTCGACTGTCTGGCGGATGAACTTCTTGAGGTCTATCCCGGCCTGGATACTGTCGAGGTCTTCCCACTTCTCAATGATCTGCCCCTGGGCAATGGCCAGGCCCAGCAGCAGCGGGGAGATGAAGCGGGCTTCGGCAGTGTGGATCCGGCGGATCTCACCCCGGTCCAGGTTGAACGAGAACTCGTACACCCAACCCTTGGTGCCGGAGACCTTCCAGGGCCGACCGTTGAGGCCGACGCCCTCAGGCCAGATGCGTAGCTTGTAGCGCGGGCTGAAGAAGATGGTGTCGGGGTAGATCATCTTGGCCAGGATGTCGCCGTTCAGGTTTGCTGGCCGCACGTCGCCGGTGATGATCTTGCCGGCCCTGTCCTTGAGCACGCAGGCCACCATGCTGGTGCTCCACAGCATGCTCCAGATCTCCGCGGCGCCCTCGGGGAGATTGACGGTCCGCGGGTGGTAGAAGCCGCCCTTGCGGGTGAAGATGCGGAATGGTGCGCTGGAGTTGGTGATGCTGTTGCCCGTGGCGCGCGCTTCGCCGAGGCAGTCGAACTTCTTGAGCCGCCGCCAGACCTTCTCGCCGTAGTACGACTGCGCAGACGGCTTCACGCGCATGACGACCGGCACGGTCACCGGGACCGCGTTGGCGTCGCCCGTCGCCGACAGGTTCATGTTCAGCTTGGGGTACCCGATCTCGAAGCGGAAGCTGTCCTGCCCATCGAGGTAGGCCTGCACGAAGGCCACCGCGGAGTGGTACATGTAGGCATCCACGCGACCCATGTACCGGTCCATGCCCGCGCCGATGCGGCCGGGCCCGAGCTTCTCGGCGGTGACATCTTCCGCCTTGACGTACAGGCGGTGCAGTTGGTACCACTCGTTCTTGGTCAGCTTCTCCGGCGTGCCGTCCTGCTTGACCAGGAACGGCTGGGGGATGTCGGCCCGCGGCTGCCCGGTCTGCGCCAGGAAGTCCGCGTAGGTCATCGTGAGCTCTTCAGGGGCGGGGTAGGTCTTCCACTCGAAGGTGCCGCCACCGCCACCACCGGCGCCCGGGGCCCCGGGCATGCCCGGACCGCCCTCCGGACCGCCAGGAGGGCCGCCAGGAGGCGCACCGGGCCCACCCGGCCCTCCGGGTGGCCCGCCGGGCCCGCCGGGGGGAGCCCCTTCCTGCGCGAACGGCACCGCCTGCAGCACCACCAGCGAGACGATCGCCATGGCTGCAACGAGGAGTACGATGAACTGCACGCGTCGGTTGCGCATCGGCAAACCACCTGCGCCCCTCACAGTATTTCCGCACCAAGCGCCCGCTTGAGTATAGTCGCCGGTCTTGGCGCAAGTCAAGAATGAGGTACGGCGCCGGAGGCCTGCAGGTAGGCCACCCGCGCCAGACGAACCTGCCTGCCACCATGTGGACCAGACACCGCATCGCGACTTTGATCCTTATCATGGCCGTCGCCCTGTGGGGGTGCAGCGCCATGGCAGCCGGACAGGCCGTCGGTCTGAAGCATCCTGTGCTCGACCACAAGCTGAGCGCCTCGCAGGTCGGGGCCCTGACGGGCGCCGTGGCTCCGCTCATGGCCATGACCGAGGAGCAAGCCGTGGCCTTCGTGCCGCCCCACGGCTACGCCCAGTACGTGGAATGCCCCAAGTGCTACGGGGGCGTTGAGGGCAACGGTGTGCTCACCTGGAGCTTCGACCGGCCCAACGAACTGCAGTGCCGGTTCTGCAAGACCGTCGTGTACCCCAACCCGGACTACCCCGAAACCCGCACCCTCACCGGCCAGAACATGCTGGGCGAGACCGTCAGCTACCCTTACTACTTTGATGAGGCACACCAGGCGCCGCACTTCTTCAGCACCCACCTGTGGCTGTACAAGCGCGCCTGGCTCATCGCGCGGACGACCGAGGCGGCCAAGCTCGTCGCGCTCACCGGCAAGCCCGAGTACGCGCGGCGGGTCGCGGTGGTCCTGGATGCCTTCGCCCAGGCCTATGCCCACTACCCGGTCCTCCAGAACGGCCCGCGGCGGCTGGCCTTCCGCGAGCAGAAGCTGCACTGGCCGTGGGACTCGGGGCGCTGGAACTTCTTTCACAATGAGATCCCAGTCGAGGTCCTGCCCGCCTACGACCTCGTCTATGACAGCCCGGTCCTGGATGAGCTGTCCCGGCAGCGGGGCTACGACGTGCGCGAGAAGATCGAGCGCGACTTCATCAAGGCCGCCGCCGAGTGCGCCATCGCCCGGAAGGACGCCGTGAGCAACGTGTCGGGCTACGACATCCGCTCCGCGGCGCTGGCCGGGCGCATCATCAACGACCCGCCGCTGGTGCACTGGGCATATGCCCAGATGATCCAGCACGTGACCGAGGGCTTCTTCCGCGACGGGGTGTGGAAGGAGGGCACCC includes:
- a CDS encoding NEW3 domain-containing protein, with product MRHLIVLPLILCLPGALCAATLRTSDGLALELADDGQVAGLSLLGRPVPVTSGGGFYVAEVGAAGPDEGRHPLRCPILPDSGMFIQKQRFDDLGLTFETSYAGAGEYLSFSAKLTDHTGRDRPVEAGFEIPLEAGGWTWGDDLLGGRRITEAICYRSVRPCDAGPGYVQPWPFCALSKGAAGLSLGVPLSQGPRVFAVEYDHARRRLAIRFHLGLSPRVKKLPGQAWFSFLLYAHDGLWGMRSAADRYARLFPEDFARRAPHEGYVGCLPGEACDGRRTPVALYDVPALGDFGGSFGHAMEVSRDADAQGLAQALDDFEAREPRREPYRWCLTVADDPGSEALSAAPEAIAASEAPLSYLHTTRQVCSVDGPWRRQTKLIAPLAEQRHLLVARRFAADGPGFCAQWPSFDLGLVSLATPSGGEALFRAAAGRRLLRFWSAPGQDTRGEAPLREMLYRGLPYAIYPHLQPDAPQQRNLYLQFVPVIERLSAAGWEPLTLARAPAPELLVERYGRLADSNLCLAVRNVGQEPLATTVALDPALGLPAAPSFVQAMDLVADAPVAATVSGKCLAVPVRLAPGEATALLVLPTERYCQRALLDAAEALQQATPLTSEEVSVQPSRPGEVLAGGSPAGVRAATILCDGWTTDQGLLFAPGEPLTLSLDLNAPHRLQWLRMHTGAGEGCAAPEAVVEGVDREGTWHKLATLPAVGRAGELPAPIAIKDEGEYQRLRLVYPELRQRLWLTEIEVAGQDAALTRAADRFRSLAASGCRDFGVISQLAMVLRVRRMLGHDRTLQERALTALADFCRATSGVAAAVEVPAGAPRSGPAKAQLVVANRGAQPLKEGSVKLKLPPGWSAAPGKFAVNLGPGEAVRLPVTLSRPPEGGRLTLLVTGVVDGTPLFMSRQQ
- a CDS encoding 2-oxo acid dehydrogenase subunit E2 translates to MSARRTRPDEQEFELVPHTRTRQAIGDRTRQSANEQPQFRVHKLVDAAALMAARSALKAQGAQPLPTFNDFLIKLVADILPNHRRFNAWWSPEGLKLLKDVNVAFATATDQGVLLPTVLKASEKSLGEIAAETAEMVAMARAGKLRASLQMGAGFTISNIGPVGIDAFDAIISPPQTAILAIGSIMPRPVVEGDQVVVRPTMWLSLTMDHRSLDGADGGPFLNDLAAAIGNCSA